acGCATAAAAAAAGCAGCCTGTATAACTGTGTTGTGCACCTCAGGACAGATACTTTCGTGTGCGGACTACACTAACGTGTCAAAACGGATGGAATGCCCTGCTTCGGAATCTGAAGACACCAAACAAATAAGGAGTCCCCAACAAATAAGGAGGTTCCCCAACTCCATTGCGGGTGCCAAAGCAATTGGGCACCCCTTTTTCCAAAACACACTATTCTCAGGTAGATAAAAACAAATAATCGTGTCCAATACACGCAGTCAAAGTATTCGCATTGACAATATTAGGTATTTCTTTGCCTATTTATTATCGTTTAAAACTGCTCCATGAACTGGATTgttcaatatttatttatttattttcattaagtttttaaaataaaaattgtcAAGCAAGGCGCGGGAGGAATGGAATACATACCATATTTAAGGTTTTGAAATAGTGGGCATCAGATTGTCTGCCGAACAGGGGACTATTGTGGCCCGTGTACGGAGTGTACCATTTGTACAAGTTCATGTCGTAGGTCATCAGGTTCACAAAGTCTGCGTGCCTGCGAGGAGGGGAATTTCGTGGAACGTTAGGCTTCTCCTAAATTCTCGATGTTATGAGGAGAAGCCTGCATCATGTGCTACAGGAAACCGGTTGTTTTACGCGAAGACTCGAACAGAGCGTCACAAATGGCCAATCACTGACGGAAACTCAATACTCTGTCGTTATTTGGGGTCAAAATTAGTTACTGTTCCGTAGATGTACAAAGCTGTAAGCTGAAGTGCTAGCTTTCGTTCCGTTAAATTTGCCGAATGGTAGTTCGTGCATCGCGCGCAGAATTACTTATATTTCTTATAATTATTTTGTGGTCTCAAAGCCATATCCACACCGGAACAATTTTCAGGGAAATGACTTAAATGAAACTTTATTCTTGAGTTGTACAGCttggaacaaaagtttacggaacaccggggtgccGCATTCCCATTAGAGCGACACCCCTAGACGCAAGCAGGAGcggacacacgtactgagataGATAGAATAGCCAggtacctgtttcttattcgaccttttcctgatagctagcagggggccactacgatgaagaaatacgccaatgccgtgttccgtaaatttttgtcccaagctgtgcaACAGAAACCCCATACCCCGATCTTGGTACCTTTTCCCAGGGTTCAATTCGAAAGAATCTTTTGCAATCGCATTTCACAACAATATAAGTACCATTCTAATGAAATCAATGTCAATAAAAGCAGGTATATATTCTATACACTGTTTTGTACGTACTCTGCCATGGAGACGACGTCATAAATGCCCGCTATCAACGTCACTGGAGCTGGAACGGCCACCGATAATATCAGCTTATCCCGTCCAGTTTCTAGAGATTCGTTTTTGAATGCTGCATTCAAGCTCTGAAATATTGGAGATAGGAGACGAATGGAAGTACAAGAGCCCCACCCCAGTTACCGTAAACTACACACCCAGCGTTCTGAATAAACTGAAAATGCGTCCCATACCGTGAGCAAAAGAGTCAGCTTCCTCGACTGTGCATAACCAGGGAACTCCCAGTCCAGGTCTATGCCATCCATGTCTAAGGACCGCACTGTCGTCACGACGGATTTCGCGAATCTATCATGAGATCAAATCTGGATAAGAAACACATCCTCCGTGAATGACGACGATTGGGCTGTGTCATCGCCCCAACCATCATCATTCAAGTAAAGTCAGTCGTCCTGATGGCCAGACGTTTCTGCCTTATAAAGCAACGTTCTTTTACCCAAGGGAATCAAATCAGTCAAACCAAATAGTCTATCAGGAGCCACATGCACAATATTTTCTCTGTGCACTGTACTGAGCTGCGCAACCACATTTACAAAAGCGCACGGAGGAAGCAGCCATTCGCCAGACCTATCGGGCCAGCGTGAGGAGCAGCCGTGGTCCGTGAGCTCTTATTGGTCAGTGGTCACTGAAAGTTCGTCTGCTAATGCTCCGGCAACGTCGGGCTAGTGTCAGAGTCACCTGATCGGCCCTCCCATCGGGGCATCGGTGATCAACCAGTGTTCGCTGTTAACCCAGCGACGCCTCCTACAGACCCCTCTTCCTACTCGCGACAaaatagacatctccctgtttgtaaacaaatgacgtcatagtgttcgacagcgccaccaatttggtagagttgaactacgctcgaagctataggggcgaacaaggtggtgcccgaaagccacggttttgaggggattacgatggtctctgaaagggacgcgaccttcggtcctacttttcttttaataagagacagcgaacaagtgttcattcgtagaacccagctttccccttccgatttgtttcggtttcagtctgtctaccaacgtcatgatgacgtttctcgggtagaggtcgaTTAGCGAACCATTTTTGATCGAAGAACTtttctctgtttcttctttcaCAAGCCAACATAATGTCCTCTTACCTCGCAATAGAAGACGGTGTTGTCACCATTCGCCTAAAACCCGAGTCTCCACCCACGGACAGCATGAGCCGAACTCCTTGGTTTCGATCTCGAAGCCGCGCAAAGTCTCTAACGGCTTCCAGGCCACCGAGAGCTTCTAAATCTAAGACATCATTCTTGACCCTGCCAAAGCCTAAGATGATGTGTGTGCACAGGTCGGGTTCCAGGTCGTCTATTTTCAGTTCTGGCTGCGGACCCGCGTAATAGCAAACGTGCATTAACGCATCTGCAAGGCAATTGACACGACGTTGTGACGTTGGCATTGGGAAGGTTGCAACAACATCACCTAGATAAACAGAGCCTGATCGCTTATAGTCTTAACGATAACGTAACCAATAACGatcgtgctttcagcggccgtatAGCTATGGAGGcgagccgcatgggcagccataGAAAGCTTAtgtttgaaatcgtcttcgGTGATTTGCTGAGGCAGACGACACTCCGACTTTATCCCCGTGTGCGCCATTAAAACAAcaatcatcaacatcatcatccatttGATACTGGCCAGACTTCCCGCAGATGTAGTACAATTTAAGCGGGTATCGTGTATCTATATAGGTGGCGTTGTCTGTAAGCTACAAGAAATAAAGTTTTCCACTTACTGGACAAAAGGGGGTTGAGTAGAATGCAACACAGAAACACTGCTGTTACGTCGACAAATCTGTGTCGTTCCCACATGGCCCTACCTGAAAAGCGTGAACGTAATATTCTTATTGCGCTTGTTTTTCATATCGAGTCAGCGGTCCTTGCTACGAAGGCAACAGGACGGCAACCGTTGAACGGACACCAAATGCTTCTCGCACGATGAAAGATACTGTTACCTTAACACCAAATGAAAGGGAACGGGATTCATCCTTTACGTCTGTCGTGATTTATGCACAAACAAAAACGGGCTTTGAACCTTCCTTCATCTCTCCTTCTGAAGAAGCGTGACAATATGGAGCGGCGTCCCATTGGTCACCTCAAACGATCTCTAGCGATGATTGGGCAAACCGTTTGAGGGTGACCAGTGGGATACGCCGCTCCGCGTTGTCTGGTTTACCAAGAAGGGGAGAAGAGGGATGGCATAAACTaacggtttatcgttcgcgcataAATTACGAACGACGCGacggatgaatctcgttccCCTTGTGTCAGTgccaaggtaacggcatctttcattctgCGAGGGGCAGTTTTTTTAATttgagtgcccctttaaagggcGGTTAACATTTCTACGAAAGTGTGCACAAAAGCGATCAAGACTTTGCTGTTTACAGAACATGTACAACATATTTTGGCACTTATTAAGACTATAATAAGAACTATAGGTATGCGACAAAAATACCATCCAAATTGGATGACAGCCGCTATTACATCGAGCTAGTTGTTTACAAATCCCTCGTACGCTCTATGCTGGATTATGGTTCCATAGTCTGGTTCCCTGATACTGTGATTCAGAAAGATTCATCTAATACAATAAGTTCAAAGAAGAGCCATACGTTTTGTTTTTAACAAATATTCAACAaacagttatatatatatataacaaatATTAGTAAAACGGAGCCCGCTCCCGGCACTTtggagccgctacttaacgcgcccttGCACAACGGCAGGAGCGCTGTCCCTGACACTGCGCTTGTGCTTTCTGACTCCAAAGATGAGTTTCATTTGACAGCGGTCAGAAATCGTTCCATTATTAAACAGCTGGATGCACGCAAAACTCTGAAACGACAACCACGAACGAACGCCCAATCCTGAGCAAATACGGCGCCGTGATCTGCTAGCTACTGCATGCTTCGCTCACCGACAACGCACGCCAAACGGTTTTCTTACGTGTTTGGCGTCCGCTCTAGTTCGAGAAGACGCCACTGCGCGGAGCACCGTGAAGGCGGGACGTCCGTGTATGTCGCGATGCCGCGATAGACGCAGACGCTGCGGCCTTTAGTGGGAGTGAGTGGACCTCGCGACATATATTTTGGCCATCGTGCAGGCGTGAAAGCGAGGCTGTGTGACGCATCGAAAGAGTCGCGTACCCCACTTGCAAGAGCATTTAAGAGAAACCTAGCTCCGTGTCTGCTGCCAGGGGCTTCCTGGTAACGCAGAATAGCGGGCACggcctgacatttttttttttttaaatttgtggGTCGCTTCACGACCCTCCTCGGCACGTGTCGCAGCCCCTCTGGGGGTCgcgacccacagtttgggaaccactgcctTATAGCATGTTCCAACGGGGATGTGCACGTAACAAGCACTCGCAGTTAATTAATTAACAGTACTACTATCGCACTAATTATTTGAATAATTCTTTTTCTCCCCACTGTTAATGCAGATTGGAATCTGTTATCTTGTCAAGCTGTCGAATGTGACTGCTTGCACTCTCTTCTCACTTGTATTGAAACCGAACTGTCTCACTTGTCACTAGTGATGTTTCTGTGATGGCTTGCCGTGCATTTGCAGTTTTTTGTACTTTCTTCATGTTTTTGTCCCTTCTTCTATGGCATAGGTCAGGGCAGAAGTATTAGGGAAGAAAAATCGTGTTAGGTGTCTAACGCCTCGTTTCGCTTTGTCATCGTTGTGCAATTACTGTATACCGTCTGCCCGTCACTATACATGATACACATGTTATTACGTCAACATTGAACGTATGCACCGCACTGTCCCGCACTGACACTGGGCTTGCTCGCAATTATGGTCGTGGTGCCTCATCGCTTTCAAGTGTGCTCCTTCAAGAGCACGTCAGACACACTAGGTAACTGCAGCAGCTCGTGCTTGTTGTGGCTGTACTTTGTGGTACCAGGCTGTGCGCGCTATTAGCGTATAGTATACTACATATGAAAAGTTTACATAAGAATAAACTTGCGAATATtcggaagaaaagaaaaaggaagcccGTCCATAGCTCTAGACTCCACAGCCATTTGCCTCGAGAACCATGAGGGCCTTGGTCAAGCTCAGCGCGGTACATGAAAGTTTTTCTAAGTAAGACGCCAGGGTAAGTATGTGAGGTAAGAGGGAGAGGGAAGGCTACGCGACCCCAGAACAAATTCGAGTTCACGCTTTTGTGAGAATACATTCCGGTTTAAAACTAAATAAAAGGTGATCAAATAGAGCGAAGAAAATGTTCTCACCTTACAAGAATACGAGAACCAGGAGAACCAGGATTTTCTACGATATAGGCACTAGAAGAGAATATACAAACCAAATACTgaaacggtaaaaaattacaaGAATAAGACTCTGTGGTATGTCAACGTACAGGAAACACTTACAAGAACAATTAAATTACTTCTAAGCTTTACAACAGGCTATATTTCACACAGAAAGAAGGACGACTGTCACTTACAAGATAACTACACGCTCGTCTGAACTCCAAAGCCCGAGGACCTTTCGAAAGCGGCGACAGAGCAAGTCATCCCATGATGTTCCTAAAGACAACTGAGTCACTTGTTCTCCTTAAATCCATTTGCGATAAAAGCAGGCCAAGACTGGGGAAGTATTGAAAGCTTCGTTCTCATTTGATAAACTCCATAGACTCTCGCTGGTTAGGACGTAATTGATAAGTGCATGCGGCTGTTCGGGTCAAGGTTTTGCTTCGGAGTTCTCAAGATCGACTCACTTCGAACGAGCCCTCTAAACATGAAACATGAAGGAGCTGGTAAACGTAATGATAATCATTTGCTTTACGTTGTAAGACACTATATGGTCATGAGCAACACCACGTTGGTCGGTTCATGGATTACTTTTGCTCACCTGAGGTTCTTAAAATGCGCCGAACACATCATGTGACATGTCACGTCACTCGCCGAGGatggcgtgtctaagcaacgtGTACCATTAGGGAACGGCAGTTGAAGAAGATGCATCATCATGGGGCGTCGAATCTATACCCTCATTTTCGGTGAGATATATGCTAGGCCTACACATGCGTTACTAGAGGTCTGAAAGCTCCCAGGCAAAAGCTTTGCCGAACTTCGTTCACTGACGTGCCACACACTGACGCTGCAAACATGGCCCAAAAATGTATGTATCGTTTCCTCTTTGTTGCCGCGTCCTTGGACCAAGTATGGCGACCGCAGCATGAGTTTGCTTGAGTGCGCCCGGCGATTGTTTTCCAAGATCCAGATAATCTACGTTCTCTGATTAGACTCCCTGGAACACGGAAAGCTTACGTGCACACGTGCCATCGCCGGACGCAAACCCATGCTCCGGCCGCCATACTTAGTCCACAGGCGCGGCGGGACAGGGAAAACGATTGCGGTACTCTCAGTACGGTTAGTTCCAGTGACTTTAGGCCCAACGGTTATTCCGTACCTTCCTTCACCTATAGGCAATTAGTATAGACGTCCCACGACTTCCCGCAATGTCGTTTCAAACGTTGTGTGCACCACACATGTGCAATTCGTTACTGCTGCCTGTAGCGCAGAACACGAACTTGAAGTCGGCCGGTACGCTTTGCGACAGCACAAGCAGTCGACGCTACCCACATGCGGTACACATGTGCGGAATCCGCCTGCGGGCTACCGCTGGGCGGCAAGACCGTCGTCATCACACTTTTTCTATTGCGCATATAAAAATTCACATATAGTGAACCTTCGTTATAACGTGGTGGGAAGTAACAGTTATGAGGCTGAAACACGcaacagacgaacacaacaaagGTGCGTGGTTCGACTCCCGCCGCTGACTGGCTCATTCAACTACTGGCACTtttcaattttcaatttttcgttATAAAGCAACCGCTTTATTCGAAGTTTTACGGAATCCCTGCCGAAAACATGCGTTTCGAATGAATTATTCGAATGGTACTGCCAGCCGACATAATCGTTTACAGCGAAAGGTGGACCGACGGAACGTCtactgtctctctctctctctcttcgcgCCTTTATGAAAAGGCTACCAATGTGTAAAACAAATTTTGGCTACTTCCTTGAATGATTTTGTTAACGATCCCGCACGCTTCCGAGGCCTCACTGTCACTGTTTTTGTGGGACTTCCGTTTATATCTTTTTTCTTCCGGTCCCGTTGACTTCGTTAACGAGGCTTCACTGCTTGTTATCGCTAGAAATGAGGTCCTAAAAACTTGTGCCAGAGACCGCGATTTTATTACAATTACACATAATTACATTTTACACTTAGCCGCATCCGACGACATCCCCACCATTTTGTGCCATGTAGAGAGTGCCCATTGCGGGAAGTCAACTACGTGTTGCACAAGCTTTATAAGCCTTGCCTTTACACAGTGCCTAGCAACCTCCTCTCGTAAACACACCAAGCTTCGCTGAGATACAAAAATACACGCATTCATCCACTTTCTCGCATATTtccggtgaatcaccccaggccatagtcatgatttatttgttgttgttgttgttcgcataTTTCCCATTCACACTCAGAGTGTCACAGACGAACACATTCAAGGCGGGCACCAGCGGCATAGTGCATGGCATGACCTACTACATAAAAGCGTTTGCACGTTGGTAGTAGTTCAAGATCGCGCTGtaaactgggaggtggtgggttcctatactaccggctgtgctgtccgaggctTTCCTTTGGtcctgcagactttccagacggatgttggcacagttcctaCTGAAGTCGTCCCacgacgcatattaacccccccccctctctccatctgtccacgcctgtataccgctcgtagccacagttgattcTCGAAGCCAACACGGAATTTTTAAAAATCCGAGGAGGATGGCGCTTTAATCGGAATACGTAACTGAGCGTCGCGACTCTTAATTGTCCTTCCTTCTGTGTTTCATTGTGATCATGTCCCAGTATAGGCTAACGTTGTTTGTACcacgccaccaagttgctgatgTCATCGGTGAGGTTCGAACCCGCCACCGTGGTGTCTGTCACGTACGAGTACGTCAACAAGTAGCAGAGAAACGAAAGGTACAAAGCACGACTAACTACAGTGAAGCGCTTAGCTCGCGTA
This portion of the Ornithodoros turicata isolate Travis chromosome 3, ASM3712646v1, whole genome shotgun sequence genome encodes:
- the LOC135389689 gene encoding acidic mammalian chitinase-like; protein product: MWERHRFVDVTAVFLCCILLNPLLSNALMHVCYYAGPQPELKIDDLEPDLCTHIILGFGRVKNDVLDLEALGGLEAVRDFARLRDRNQGVRLMLSVGGDSGFRRMVTTPSSIARFAKSVVTTVRSLDMDGIDLDWEFPGYAQSRKLTLLLTSLNAAFKNESLETGRDKLILSVAVPAPVTLIAGIYDVVSMAEHADFVNLMTYDMNLYKWYTPYTGHNSPLFGRQSDAHYFKTLNMKFAAEYWTSAGMPKSKLMVGIPTYGLIWKLSNPNQTNVGAFSTGRGEHGGGYITYEQMCMFLDDGAQRVFDDESKVPYAFKNYTWISYDDEESVALKWESDIRRNVK